In Marinobacter salinisoli, the DNA window GGCGAAGTCGCTTGTATTCCCACTGGTACTGTTCTGGGATCTCGGTAACGCACCGTTCAATTGAACGGTTCAGGGCTGTGGTGGCGACAACTGGGTCTTTGTCATCAAGGCCCGGTTCGACTTGGCGCACGACGAGGCGAAAGCCTCTCGCGTCAGGCAACCGCTCCGCGTACGTCATCAGTGCGTTGGCACCGGTGCGCTGCATGAGCTTGGAGACCAGTGTCATGGTTTTGACTTCCATACCAAAGAAAGAAGCAAAGGCGTTGCCTTTCCCCCGCGGCGACTGATCCGGAAGAATGCCTGCCACGCCGCCCTCGCGTAAGAGGGCGGCAAGCCTTGCCAGCCCGCGACGGTCTCCGCGAACCAGTTCCGAGCCAAGTCGTCCTCGGACTCGAATCATGTAGTCCTCGAATTCCGGCATGTTCGGGGGGCTGTACAGGGCGGCCATCTTATAGCGCGAGGAGAAGAAGAGTCCCGCCAACTCCCAGTTTCCCAAGTGGGGGGCCAGGAGGATCAAGCCTTTGTTGGCGGCCAGGGCATTATCAATCAGTTCCAGTCCCTCGGTTTCACGCACCAGCTCCAGGCACTTTTCCACCGGCCACTCCCACATCAGCGGGATTTCCAACATGGCCATGCCGGTGTGGGCCAGAGAGCTACGGGATAACTCGTGGCGTTCAGCCTCGGACAGTTCCGGCAGGCAGATGTCCAGATTGATGTCGGTTACCTGTCGGGCTTTGGTGGGCATTTTCCATAGCAACCACCCAAGCCGGGAACCCAGTTTCTGCGCGCTGGCCAGTGACAGCCTGCCTGCGATCCTCAGCAGGCCAGAGACCAGTCTGTATTTCATGCTGCTCATTTCCGGCCGTACCGATCCTCGAATCGTACGATGTCGTCCTCGCCCAGATAAGAGCCGGATTGCACCTCAATCAGTTCCAGATCAATGACTCCGGGGTTCTCCAGCGAATGGACCTGGCCGACCGGAATGTAGGTGGACTGGTTTTCAGTCACCAGATACGTCTTTTCTCCATTGGTCACCTGAGCGGTGCCACTGACCACAATCCAGTGTTCTGCGCGGTGGTGGTGCATCTGAACCGACAGCTTGGCTCCGGGCTTTACGGTGATGCGTTTCACCTGGTAGCGGGCACCATTATCGATGGAGTCATACACGCCCCAGGGACGATAGACTTCCCGATGGTTCATGTGTTCGTGGCGGCCATCGTCGCGAATCTGTTCAACAATGGATTTTACCTCCTGAACCCTGTCCTTGTGGGCGACCAAAAGGGCGTCCTTGGTTTCGATCACCACCAGGTTCTCGACACCGACGGTTGCCACTAACCGGCTGTCCGCACGCACCAGGGTGTTTTGGGTGTCATGGGCAATGACATCGCCGCTCAGGCTGTTGCCAGCGGCATCCTTCTCGCTGACATCCCACAGGGCCGACCAGGAGCCAATATCGCTCCAGCCCGCATCAAGCGCGACAACGGCGGCCTTGTCGGTTTTTTCCATCACGGCGAAGTCGATGGAATCCGATGGGCACCGGGCGAAGGCTTCGGCGTTTACCCGGGTAAAGTGGAGGTCTTCGCTGGCGCCCGACATGGCGGCTTTGCAGGCTGCCAGAATGTCTGGCCGGTGCGCCTCCAGCTCGTTGAGATAGTCCTGGGCGCGAAACAGGAACATACCGCTGTTCCAGAGGTATTCGCCGCAGGCCAGATAGGCTTCCGCGGTCTCCAGGTCGGGCTTTTCAACAAACTTGTCTACGGTGAAACAGTTATCTGCGAGCTCCTCACCCTGGTGGATGTAGCCGTAACCGGTTTCCGGATGCTGCGGAACAATGCCAAAGGTCACCACCTTGCCCTGTTGGGCCAGGGGGATGGCCTTGCTGACGCCTTCCTGAAAAGCGGACGTGTTTTTAATCAGGTGGTCAGCCGCGAGCACCAGCATAATCGGATTGGCTTCGCTGGTGTTTTCCATCAGTTCGAGGGCTGCAAGCGCGATGGCCGGCGCGGTGTTGCGGCCGCAGGGCTCGAGAATAATTCTGGTGTTGTCGTGGCCGGACTGGCGCATTTGCTCGGCCGCCAGGAAACGATGTTCTTCGTTGCAGATCAGCAGGGGCTCTTTGGCATCCATGCCTTGCAGACGTTCAACCGTTGCCTGAAGCATGGACAGGGGACCGTCCGTCAGCTTCAGAAACTGTTTGGGATTCAATTGCCGGGACAATGGCCATAGCCTGGAACCGGTACCGCCAGCCATAATGACGGGGTGAATCATGAGTCAACTCCGTGTTGGTTTTGAGCGCGTTTCGCCCGTTGGGGCGTCAGTCACTGCCAGTCGCTGTAACGGGTGATCTTAACATAGGGTTAGCACAATATTGTCGTACAGGTACTGGAAAGTGCCGGTAACGGAAGGAGCCTCGGATGGCGCTGCCATTGTCAGTGTATTTCATCACCCAGAATGAAGAACTGAGATTGCCGGAATCCATCGCCAGAGTGAGCGGCTGGGTGGATGAGATTATCGTGGTTGACTCCGGCAGTCGGGATCGAACTCGCGCCATTGCCGAGGCCGCAGGTGCGCGGGTTGTGCACCGCGACTGGCAGGGTTTTGCCTGTCAGAAAGCCTACGCGGCTTCCCTGTGTCGCAACGACTGGGTGCTTGACCTGGATGCCGACGAAGTGTTGTCCGACGCGCTGGTAAAGAACATCAAGGCACTGTTTTCGGGGCCGCTACCCGATGACGTGGCCGGCTTTCGGATGCGATGGGTGCTGTCGCCCCCTCTGCCGGGGCATCCCTTCCGGCACGACAAACCGAAAAAAATCATGCGTCTGTACAATCGCAACAAGGCGTCAATCTTGGCCGAAGAGAACAGCAATAACGATCGTCCTCAGATCAGCGAAGGGCGGGTGCTGGATCTCAAGGGCGATGTGTTGCACCGGACTCTGGTGTCGCTGGCCCAGATGGAACGGAAGTACTGTCAGCTATCGTCTGAGCAGGCCAGGTATATGCACTTCAAGGGGCGTCGGATCAGCAGTGCCCGATTGTTCCTGGAGTTTCCCGTCAAGTTTCTGAAATATTATCTGCTCCATCGGCAGATCCTGAACGGCTGGTTTGGCCTGAGTGTGTCGATTACGGCGGCTTACCGGAACTTCATGCGTCTGGCCAAGGCCAAGGAGCTGCACATGCTGGAGCGGCTGAATCGTGAGCGGTAAATCGCCGGCGCCAGACTCTGACGAATGGCCGGTGGCGGATTGGCGCGGACCTCAAACAAGCACCTCAAGATAGAAGGCTTCGGTTCGTGTGATCATGCTGTCCAGAGTGAGGTTTTGGCGCGCAAACGCCATGGCCGCTGCTTCGTGCGTCCTGAGCGCCTTCAGATTGCCCAGTGATCGGGTCAGCAATTCCGCAAGGCTCTCCGCTGACTGGTCGGTGCTCAAAGCCTGTTCCGGAAGCAGGGCCTGAATGCCGGGAATCGGCGTTGACACGACGGGGCAATTGGCCAGCAGGCTCTCGATCAGGACGTACGGCAATCCCTCGCGCTCGGAACTGATCACCGTCAGGTCTGCCTGCTCATACAGCGTGCTGATGTTCGAGTGAAAGCCCGCGATGGTTACCGTCTCACGCAGGTCATGTTGTCGAATCAGTTGCTCCAGTCGGGGGCGTTCGGAACCGTCGCCAATCACCGTA includes these proteins:
- a CDS encoding lysophospholipid acyltransferase family protein; amino-acid sequence: MSSMKYRLVSGLLRIAGRLSLASAQKLGSRLGWLLWKMPTKARQVTDINLDICLPELSEAERHELSRSSLAHTGMAMLEIPLMWEWPVEKCLELVRETEGLELIDNALAANKGLILLAPHLGNWELAGLFFSSRYKMAALYSPPNMPEFEDYMIRVRGRLGSELVRGDRRGLARLAALLREGGVAGILPDQSPRGKGNAFASFFGMEVKTMTLVSKLMQRTGANALMTYAERLPDARGFRLVVRQVEPGLDDKDPVVATTALNRSIERCVTEIPEQYQWEYKRLRHRPAGEINPYNPDRVC
- a CDS encoding mannose-1-phosphate guanylyltransferase/mannose-6-phosphate isomerase; its protein translation is MIHPVIMAGGTGSRLWPLSRQLNPKQFLKLTDGPLSMLQATVERLQGMDAKEPLLICNEEHRFLAAEQMRQSGHDNTRIILEPCGRNTAPAIALAALELMENTSEANPIMLVLAADHLIKNTSAFQEGVSKAIPLAQQGKVVTFGIVPQHPETGYGYIHQGEELADNCFTVDKFVEKPDLETAEAYLACGEYLWNSGMFLFRAQDYLNELEAHRPDILAACKAAMSGASEDLHFTRVNAEAFARCPSDSIDFAVMEKTDKAAVVALDAGWSDIGSWSALWDVSEKDAAGNSLSGDVIAHDTQNTLVRADSRLVATVGVENLVVIETKDALLVAHKDRVQEVKSIVEQIRDDGRHEHMNHREVYRPWGVYDSIDNGARYQVKRITVKPGAKLSVQMHHHRAEHWIVVSGTAQVTNGEKTYLVTENQSTYIPVGQVHSLENPGVIDLELIEVQSGSYLGEDDIVRFEDRYGRK
- a CDS encoding glycosyltransferase family 2 protein, producing MALPLSVYFITQNEELRLPESIARVSGWVDEIIVVDSGSRDRTRAIAEAAGARVVHRDWQGFACQKAYAASLCRNDWVLDLDADEVLSDALVKNIKALFSGPLPDDVAGFRMRWVLSPPLPGHPFRHDKPKKIMRLYNRNKASILAEENSNNDRPQISEGRVLDLKGDVLHRTLVSLAQMERKYCQLSSEQARYMHFKGRRISSARLFLEFPVKFLKYYLLHRQILNGWFGLSVSITAAYRNFMRLAKAKELHMLERLNRER